One window of the Chitinophaga niabensis genome contains the following:
- a CDS encoding FAD-binding and (Fe-S)-binding domain-containing protein — translation MIKREKLVQLGRELRGELYLDDTMRTLYATDASAYREMPLAVAIPEDTDDIKTLIRFAREHKTSLIPRTAGTSLAGQVVGNGIIVDVSRKFTSILEINTEEHWVRVQPGVIRDELNYFLKPYGFYFGPETSTANRAMIGGMVGNNSCGSNSVVYGSTREHLLSVNAILSDGSEATFSSLSPDEFHAKCEATDDSLETSVYRQIRKILGNADNQSEIRKQFPKPSILRRNTGYAIDMLLESAPFTAGTEDFNFCKLIAGSEGTLAFLTEIKLNISPLPPKETGLMCVHFPTIDDSLRANIIAMRYKPSASELIDHYILECTKDNIEQSKNRFFVLGDPGAILVVEFCRDTREEITVIANQMKAEMEAAGLGYHFPLLFGDDTKKIWTLRKAGLGLLSNLPGDEKAVPVIEDTAVAVEDLPDFIADFNEVLKKHSLYAVHYAHAGSGEIHLRPIINLKTVEGNQLFRTIAEEIAILVKKYNGSLSGEHGDGRLRGEFIQQMIGPKNYQLLREVKYTWDPENIFNPHKIVDTPSMNSFLRYEPGKKAPDLKTVFHFPEQTILQHAEQCNGSGDCRKTELSGGTMCPSYMATRNEKDTTRARANILREFLTHSTKENKFDHKEIYEVLDLCLACKGCKSECPSNVDVAKLKMEFLQHYMDANGVPMRTWLIGNFRMMTSLAAIAPGIYNWLVKTRFTSQLIKKICGFAPDRSMPTLEKQTLRRWLRANPQKGVESRKVYLFVDEFTNYNDTYIGIKAVNLLRKLGYEVIPVEHPESARALLSKGFLRKAKVIAEKNVRLFSTLITGETPLIGIEPSAILGFRDEYPDLVGDNLRDTAKMLAKNVLLIDEFISKEIDLGHIKAAQFKGAKQHIKLHGHCQQKALSSVLHSKKMLSLPEGHTVEVIPSGCCGMAGSFGYEKEHFDISSQIGELVLFPAVRSAAQGTIIAAPGTSCRHQIKDGTGALAKHPVEILYEALV, via the coding sequence ATGATCAAGCGTGAAAAGCTGGTACAACTCGGCCGGGAATTACGGGGAGAGCTGTACCTGGATGATACAATGCGGACCCTCTATGCCACAGACGCTTCAGCTTACCGTGAAATGCCTTTGGCCGTAGCCATTCCGGAAGATACAGATGATATTAAGACACTGATCCGGTTTGCCCGGGAGCACAAAACCTCCCTGATCCCGAGAACCGCGGGTACTTCGCTGGCGGGGCAGGTAGTTGGGAACGGCATCATTGTGGACGTTTCGAGGAAATTCACTTCCATCCTGGAGATCAATACTGAAGAACATTGGGTACGGGTACAACCCGGCGTGATCCGCGATGAGCTCAATTACTTTCTGAAACCATACGGCTTTTATTTTGGCCCGGAAACATCTACCGCCAACCGCGCGATGATCGGTGGCATGGTGGGCAATAACTCCTGCGGTTCCAACTCCGTTGTATACGGCAGTACCCGGGAACATCTCCTGTCTGTTAACGCCATCCTCAGCGATGGGTCTGAAGCCACGTTTTCCAGCCTTTCACCGGATGAATTCCATGCAAAATGTGAAGCTACGGACGATAGCCTGGAAACCAGTGTATACCGCCAGATCAGGAAGATACTGGGTAATGCGGATAACCAAAGTGAGATCCGCAAACAATTCCCCAAACCTTCTATCCTCCGCCGTAACACGGGATATGCGATAGATATGCTGCTGGAAAGCGCACCTTTCACCGCAGGTACAGAAGACTTCAATTTCTGTAAACTGATAGCCGGTTCAGAAGGTACCCTCGCTTTCCTCACAGAGATCAAACTCAATATATCCCCGCTGCCGCCAAAGGAAACCGGCCTGATGTGTGTACACTTCCCCACCATCGATGATTCCCTTCGCGCCAACATCATTGCCATGCGCTATAAACCCAGCGCGAGTGAGCTGATAGATCATTATATACTGGAATGCACAAAAGATAATATTGAGCAAAGCAAAAACCGCTTCTTTGTACTCGGCGATCCCGGCGCCATCCTGGTGGTGGAGTTCTGCAGGGATACCCGCGAAGAGATAACGGTTATTGCCAACCAGATGAAAGCAGAAATGGAAGCAGCCGGTTTAGGTTACCACTTCCCCCTGCTGTTTGGAGACGATACCAAAAAGATCTGGACACTGCGTAAAGCAGGATTAGGCTTGCTCAGTAACCTGCCCGGCGATGAAAAAGCCGTACCTGTGATTGAAGACACAGCCGTTGCAGTAGAAGATCTGCCTGATTTTATCGCAGACTTCAATGAAGTGCTGAAGAAACACAGCCTGTACGCTGTGCATTATGCACATGCCGGCAGCGGGGAAATACACCTCCGCCCTATCATCAATCTGAAAACCGTAGAAGGTAACCAGTTGTTCAGGACCATCGCTGAAGAAATAGCCATCCTTGTAAAGAAATACAACGGCTCTCTCAGTGGTGAACATGGAGACGGCCGCCTGCGTGGTGAATTCATCCAGCAGATGATAGGCCCGAAGAACTATCAATTATTAAGAGAAGTTAAATATACCTGGGACCCGGAAAACATCTTCAATCCGCACAAGATCGTAGATACACCTTCCATGAACAGCTTCCTGCGTTATGAACCGGGAAAGAAAGCGCCGGACCTGAAAACCGTGTTCCATTTCCCGGAGCAAACCATCCTGCAGCATGCAGAGCAGTGTAATGGTTCCGGGGATTGCCGTAAAACAGAACTGAGCGGCGGCACCATGTGCCCCAGTTACATGGCCACCCGTAATGAAAAGGATACCACCCGCGCACGCGCCAATATCCTCCGCGAGTTCCTCACGCATTCTACCAAAGAAAATAAGTTCGATCATAAAGAGATCTACGAAGTACTGGACCTCTGCCTTGCCTGTAAAGGCTGTAAATCAGAATGCCCTTCCAATGTGGATGTGGCCAAACTGAAAATGGAATTCCTGCAACATTACATGGATGCCAATGGTGTGCCCATGCGCACCTGGCTGATCGGTAACTTCCGCATGATGACCAGCCTGGCGGCCATTGCTCCCGGCATTTACAACTGGCTTGTTAAAACGCGCTTCACTTCCCAACTGATCAAAAAGATCTGCGGTTTTGCGCCTGACCGTTCCATGCCCACGCTGGAAAAGCAAACACTGCGTAGGTGGCTGCGTGCTAATCCGCAAAAAGGAGTGGAAAGCAGGAAAGTATATCTCTTCGTAGATGAATTCACCAATTACAATGATACCTATATTGGGATCAAAGCGGTGAACCTCCTGCGTAAATTAGGATATGAAGTGATACCGGTGGAACATCCGGAGAGTGCAAGAGCTTTACTGTCCAAAGGATTTTTAAGAAAAGCGAAAGTGATCGCGGAAAAGAATGTGCGTTTATTCAGCACACTCATCACAGGAGAAACACCGCTGATAGGCATAGAACCTTCCGCCATCTTAGGTTTCAGGGATGAATACCCTGATCTTGTGGGCGATAACCTGCGCGACACGGCTAAGATGCTGGCAAAAAATGTGCTGCTGATAGATGAATTCATTTCCAAAGAAATAGACCTGGGGCATATCAAAGCAGCACAGTTCAAAGGCGCTAAACAACATATTAAACTGCATGGGCACTGTCAGCAAAAAGCATTGTCCAGCGTACTGCACAGCAAAAAGATGCTGAGCCTGCCGGAAGGTCATACCGTAGAAGTGATCCCATCCGGTTGCTGCGGTATGGCGGGGTCTTTCGGGTATGAGAAAGAACACTTCGACATCTCTTCCCAGATCGGAGAACTGGTATTGTTCCCGGCAGTTCGCAGTGCGGCGCAGGGAACCATCATCGCGGCGCCGGGCACCAGTTGCAGGCACCAGATCAAAGACGGTACCGGAGCTTTGGCCAAACACCCTGTTGAAATATTGTATGAAGCATTGGTTTAA
- a CDS encoding TolC family protein, which produces MNPKASINILLICLTACTPAAAQSGELSLADCFRIARNKNLAVEQARRSLQARQYQLKAEQSTYFPKVDLLAGYNYLSQPLEVNLQQVKNGIVEGSSQQSVSTANSVYQQITGNPLPQPVQDGIYNTTKGIINTVYPNYNPALSKQQYFTAALGLRQPIYLGGKLATARDIAKAEYESGIVNVELVEKQMDFLLAAAYIRILYFNAVLLSQERIVASMERNERFAISLVNNEIIPPYQRNWATVALTFARSRHENIALEKINAMVELKRLMQLPQDTTLTITDTLHYKQLESILPPEGFYKGNPTYKAVASKTALAESTVKASRSLSLPNIFGIASLNLYQRDLPITTPPWLVGVEMQWNLFSGFSHQKKVKATKLWVDEAKIAADNTQALLEAGAAVVRNKVTVLQRDMQSLSQARAQAQLTTAQVQERLANQLSSVKDVNDALLIEEEIGKAYYTALFGYLLAAAEYYNILGTPQQITTLLQ; this is translated from the coding sequence ATGAACCCAAAAGCAAGTATCAACATCCTGCTGATATGTTTAACAGCCTGTACCCCGGCTGCAGCGCAATCCGGAGAACTTAGCCTGGCAGACTGTTTCCGGATAGCCAGGAATAAGAATCTCGCGGTAGAACAGGCGCGCCGCTCCCTGCAGGCCAGGCAATACCAGCTGAAAGCAGAACAAAGCACCTACTTCCCCAAAGTGGACCTGCTGGCAGGTTATAACTATCTCAGTCAGCCACTCGAAGTAAACCTGCAACAGGTAAAGAATGGTATTGTAGAAGGTTCTTCGCAACAAAGTGTATCCACTGCCAATTCCGTGTATCAGCAGATCACGGGCAATCCTCTTCCCCAACCGGTACAGGATGGTATTTACAATACCACCAAAGGCATCATTAATACAGTATATCCCAATTACAACCCGGCCCTCAGCAAGCAGCAATACTTCACGGCCGCATTAGGGCTGCGCCAGCCTATTTACCTTGGCGGTAAACTGGCCACCGCAAGAGACATTGCAAAAGCAGAATATGAATCCGGCATCGTGAATGTGGAACTCGTGGAAAAGCAAATGGATTTTTTATTAGCTGCTGCTTATATCCGCATCCTGTATTTTAATGCCGTACTGCTTTCCCAGGAAAGGATCGTAGCATCCATGGAGCGTAATGAACGTTTTGCCATTTCCCTCGTCAATAATGAGATCATTCCACCTTATCAAAGGAACTGGGCTACCGTAGCACTTACTTTCGCACGCTCCCGCCATGAGAACATAGCATTGGAAAAGATCAATGCCATGGTGGAACTTAAACGCCTTATGCAATTACCGCAGGATACCACACTCACTATCACGGATACACTGCATTACAAACAGCTGGAAAGCATCCTGCCGCCGGAAGGGTTCTATAAAGGCAATCCCACATATAAAGCCGTGGCCAGTAAAACAGCCCTCGCAGAAAGTACCGTGAAAGCCAGCAGATCGCTTTCACTGCCCAACATCTTTGGTATTGCCAGCCTGAACCTCTATCAGCGCGATCTCCCCATTACCACGCCACCCTGGCTGGTAGGTGTGGAAATGCAATGGAACCTGTTCAGCGGTTTCTCCCATCAGAAAAAAGTAAAGGCCACTAAGCTTTGGGTAGATGAAGCAAAGATTGCTGCAGATAATACACAGGCTTTACTGGAAGCAGGTGCTGCCGTAGTAAGGAATAAAGTAACGGTGCTGCAAAGGGATATGCAATCCCTCTCACAGGCAAGGGCACAGGCGCAATTAACCACTGCACAGGTACAGGAAAGATTAGCCAACCAACTCTCTTCCGTAAAAGATGTAAATGATGCGCTGCTGATAGAAGAAGAAATAGGCAAAGCCTATTATACCGCGCTGTTCGGCTACCTGCTGGCAGCTGCGGAATATTATAACATTCTTGGAACACCACAACAAATCACTACGCTGCTACAATGA
- a CDS encoding DUF72 domain-containing protein — MQFGRTDLDLLNDIDFKLPAEPVFNQGVLPGRPASKPSFYLGATSWNRKDWVGSVFPKGTKEKDFLEQYAKHYNCVELNATHYKIYPPETIRKWAEKVKGRNFRFCPKVPQSISHYSNLVNAKEPTTAFLEGVMAFEEYLGPIFLQMGEQFSPARKDQLYNYLASLPTDLTFFLELRHPEWFIQPQELYTTLRQLGIGLVITDAAGRRDCVHMHLPLPKAFIRYVGNGLHPTDYVRADDWVNRLHYWLENGLEEIYFFLHMHDDVAVPEMSIYLASKLEAASGLKLTKPVIHRDNTLF, encoded by the coding sequence ATGCAATTCGGACGTACAGACCTCGACCTGTTGAACGACATCGACTTCAAACTCCCTGCGGAACCGGTTTTCAACCAGGGCGTACTGCCCGGCAGACCGGCATCAAAGCCCTCCTTTTATCTCGGCGCCACCAGTTGGAACCGAAAAGACTGGGTGGGCAGTGTATTTCCAAAGGGCACCAAAGAAAAGGATTTTCTGGAGCAATATGCCAAACATTATAACTGTGTTGAACTGAATGCCACGCATTACAAGATCTATCCGCCGGAAACTATCCGCAAATGGGCAGAGAAAGTAAAGGGCCGGAATTTTCGTTTCTGTCCCAAGGTGCCTCAGAGCATCAGTCATTACAGCAACCTGGTGAATGCCAAAGAACCCACCACCGCTTTCCTGGAAGGCGTGATGGCTTTTGAAGAATACCTGGGCCCCATCTTTTTACAGATGGGCGAACAGTTCTCCCCTGCCCGCAAAGATCAGTTATATAATTACCTGGCCTCCCTTCCCACAGACCTTACCTTTTTCCTGGAGCTGCGTCACCCGGAATGGTTCATTCAGCCGCAGGAGTTGTACACCACCCTCCGGCAGCTGGGCATCGGGCTGGTGATCACGGATGCTGCGGGGCGGCGGGATTGTGTGCATATGCATCTGCCCCTTCCCAAAGCCTTCATCCGGTATGTGGGCAATGGCTTACATCCAACAGATTATGTACGGGCAGATGATTGGGTGAACCGCCTGCATTACTGGCTGGAGAACGGATTAGAAGAAATCTATTTCTTCCTGCATATGCATGACGATGTGGCGGTTCCGGAAATGAGCATTTACCTGGCAAGCAAGCTGGAAGCGGCTTCCGGGCTTAAACTCACCAAACCGGTCATTCACCGCGATAATACCCTCTTTTAA
- a CDS encoding glucose-1-phosphate adenylyltransferase, with the protein MSNAVISIILGGGAGTRLYPLTRSRSKPAVPVAGKYRLVDIPISNCLNADLHRIFVLTQFNSASLNKHIKNTYHFSHFSKAFVDILAAEQTPDNPTWFQGTADAVRQTLRHLENFEFEYALILSGDQLYQMDFREMIQHHMEKGADISIATIPVNAKDATDFGILKTNEESFITSFIEKPKKDLLPDWTSEVSPDMQREGRNYLASMGIYIFNKQLLFDLLSGTPEATDFGKEIIPNSIDKHKVLSFQYEGYWTDIGNISSFFEANLGLTDDIPQFNLFDNHQTIFSRARMLPPAKISGTTLEKTVIADGCIINASRLERCVVGIRTRIGKGTTISNSYLMGNDTYQTLDEINAARSHGRPPIGIGDRCYINNTIIDKNACIGNDVRINGGKHMEDGDFEKYTVKDGIVVVKKGAILPDGFQCLA; encoded by the coding sequence ATGTCTAACGCAGTGATCTCAATCATCCTTGGGGGAGGAGCCGGTACGCGGCTGTACCCGCTGACCCGCAGTCGTTCTAAACCTGCCGTACCGGTTGCAGGCAAGTACCGCCTGGTGGATATCCCCATTTCCAATTGCCTCAATGCCGATCTGCATCGCATCTTTGTACTGACGCAGTTTAACTCTGCTTCGCTCAATAAGCATATCAAGAACACGTATCACTTTTCTCATTTCAGTAAAGCTTTTGTAGACATACTGGCTGCGGAGCAAACGCCTGATAACCCCACATGGTTCCAGGGTACTGCGGATGCGGTACGCCAGACCCTGCGGCACCTGGAGAATTTTGAGTTTGAATATGCACTGATCCTTTCCGGGGACCAGCTGTACCAGATGGACTTCCGCGAAATGATCCAGCATCACATGGAAAAGGGGGCAGACATTTCCATTGCCACCATCCCCGTGAATGCAAAGGATGCTACGGACTTTGGGATCCTTAAAACAAATGAAGAGAGCTTTATCACTTCTTTCATAGAGAAGCCGAAGAAAGACCTGCTGCCGGACTGGACCTCCGAGGTGAGCCCGGATATGCAGCGGGAGGGAAGGAATTACCTGGCTTCCATGGGTATTTACATCTTCAATAAACAATTACTGTTCGATCTGCTGAGCGGCACGCCGGAAGCAACGGACTTTGGTAAGGAGATCATCCCTAATTCCATCGACAAACATAAGGTGCTCAGTTTCCAATATGAAGGGTACTGGACGGATATCGGGAACATCTCTTCTTTCTTTGAAGCCAACCTTGGCCTTACCGATGATATTCCACAGTTCAACCTGTTCGATAATCACCAGACCATCTTCTCCCGCGCCCGCATGCTGCCGCCTGCCAAGATCTCCGGCACCACACTGGAGAAAACCGTGATCGCGGATGGCTGCATCATTAACGCCAGCCGTTTGGAACGCTGTGTGGTGGGTATCCGTACCCGTATCGGGAAAGGTACTACTATCAGTAACAGTTACCTGATGGGGAATGATACCTACCAGACGCTGGACGAGATCAACGCTGCCCGGAGTCACGGAAGGCCTCCCATTGGTATCGGGGACCGCTGTTATATTAACAATACCATTATCGACAAAAATGCCTGCATCGGCAATGATGTGAGGATCAATGGCGGTAAACATATGGAAGATGGAGATTTTGAAAAATATACCGTGAAAGATGGCATTGTAGTTGTGAAGAAAGGAGCAATACTCCCGGATGGTTTTCAATGCCTCGCATAG
- a CDS encoding glycogen synthase, which produces MEILHVSAECYPVAKVGGLGDVVGALPKYQQEAGTIAKVVMPAYLTKFRESHTYELVHQGGLWVGHAWFHFNVWKEDSNELGFDLYQVDIPGLLDTPGVYGYMNDTERFLGFQVAVLDWLNEWQHQPDVIHCHDHHTGLIPFLVRFGYKYNRLQNIATVLTIHNAQYQGQFGWDKLYLIPSFDLWKSGMLDWGGSINPLAAAIKCAWRINTVSPSYMEELFTSANGLEALLNTERGKATGILNGIDDKVWNPAKDGMIAAKYTMSSQLKGKKANKQHLCETFKLDPELPLFVFIGRLVGDKGADLLPEIIGRSLFENPGALNFLILGSGDAHTEWMLQQTRQYAGEHFNVYIGYNEALSHQLYAGADFLLMPSRVEPCGLNQMYAMRYGTVPIVRTTGGLKDTVIDFGDEDGFGIRFYHASVGDVCHAIGRALELFHTKTKFSKIRKTIMQLDHSWDKAAQQYLDLYTSLK; this is translated from the coding sequence ATGGAGATCTTACACGTTAGCGCGGAGTGTTATCCGGTGGCAAAAGTAGGTGGTTTGGGCGATGTAGTGGGCGCCCTGCCCAAATATCAACAGGAGGCAGGAACAATTGCCAAAGTAGTGATGCCCGCATATCTGACAAAATTCCGGGAATCACATACCTATGAACTGGTTCACCAGGGCGGTTTATGGGTGGGGCATGCATGGTTCCATTTCAATGTATGGAAAGAAGACTCCAATGAACTGGGCTTTGATCTTTACCAGGTGGATATCCCGGGTTTACTGGATACCCCCGGTGTATATGGATACATGAATGACACAGAGCGTTTCCTCGGATTCCAGGTGGCGGTGCTGGACTGGCTGAATGAATGGCAGCATCAGCCGGATGTGATCCATTGCCACGATCATCATACCGGCCTGATCCCTTTCCTCGTCCGCTTCGGTTACAAGTACAACCGCCTGCAGAACATCGCCACGGTGCTCACCATTCACAATGCACAGTACCAGGGCCAGTTTGGATGGGATAAATTATACCTCATCCCTTCTTTTGACCTGTGGAAGAGTGGTATGCTGGACTGGGGAGGCAGTATCAACCCACTGGCGGCAGCTATCAAATGTGCATGGCGCATCAACACGGTTTCTCCCAGTTACATGGAAGAGCTTTTTACCAGCGCAAACGGACTGGAGGCCCTGCTCAATACAGAAAGAGGGAAAGCCACCGGTATACTCAATGGTATAGACGACAAAGTCTGGAACCCTGCCAAAGATGGTATGATTGCAGCTAAGTATACCATGAGCAGCCAGCTGAAAGGAAAGAAGGCCAATAAACAGCATCTCTGCGAAACTTTTAAGCTGGACCCTGAACTGCCGTTGTTTGTGTTTATCGGCAGGCTGGTAGGTGATAAAGGGGCAGATCTGCTGCCCGAGATCATCGGGCGTTCCCTGTTTGAAAACCCGGGTGCATTGAATTTCCTTATATTAGGGAGCGGAGATGCACATACGGAATGGATGTTGCAGCAAACAAGGCAGTATGCAGGAGAACACTTTAATGTTTATATCGGTTATAACGAGGCCCTTTCCCATCAACTATATGCCGGGGCCGACTTTTTGCTGATGCCTTCCCGCGTGGAACCCTGCGGCCTGAACCAGATGTATGCCATGCGGTATGGTACAGTGCCCATTGTACGTACTACAGGCGGCCTGAAAGACACCGTTATCGACTTTGGTGATGAGGATGGATTCGGGATCCGTTTTTATCATGCCAGTGTTGGGGATGTGTGTCATGCCATCGGCAGGGCGTTGGAATTATTCCACACCAAAACCAAATTTTCAAAGATCAGGAAAACGATCATGCAGCTGGATCATTCCTGGGACAAAGCAGCGCAGCAATATTTAGATCTATACACCAGCCTAAAATAA
- a CDS encoding HlyD family secretion protein codes for MKKFFSQYWALFIPVIILLIALLFLLRNPAGNDNTFLGMVDASYVDVAAEFPGRLDTLLVESGDTVKQGQLLGVLRTTEINAIRRQAEAAIEAASSQVKLLQKGARPEIIKNAGNLYNIAQEQYNLAQKTYQRMERLYNDSVISGTEKDLIHFKYQAAKKEMEIARLNQEMLEKGTQPEIIQTATAILKQAEEGYELTKALTDNTRIYAPADGIISSLVIHEGEIVSIGYPMMTLQKHSSYFIRFNIRQDKAGALPLGAKARVKVPGCQPEEFDVYVSAVAPSLEFANWVPVKEKGKFELRTFTVECKPVDVNTIKGLRPGMTAALLIP; via the coding sequence ATGAAAAAATTCTTCTCACAATACTGGGCACTGTTCATTCCCGTCATCATCCTGCTGATTGCATTACTGTTCCTGCTGCGTAATCCTGCCGGCAACGATAACACTTTTCTTGGCATGGTGGATGCCTCTTATGTGGATGTAGCCGCAGAATTCCCCGGCAGGCTGGATACCCTGCTCGTAGAAAGCGGCGATACCGTAAAACAGGGACAGCTCCTCGGCGTATTAAGGACCACAGAGATCAACGCTATCCGCCGCCAGGCAGAAGCCGCTATTGAAGCAGCTTCTTCACAGGTTAAACTACTGCAAAAAGGCGCGCGGCCGGAGATCATTAAAAATGCCGGTAACCTCTACAACATTGCGCAGGAACAGTATAACCTCGCACAGAAAACATACCAGCGTATGGAACGCCTGTATAACGACAGCGTAATATCCGGCACGGAAAAAGACCTTATCCACTTCAAATACCAGGCAGCTAAAAAAGAAATGGAAATTGCTCGCCTCAACCAGGAGATGCTGGAAAAGGGCACACAGCCGGAGATCATACAAACAGCTACCGCTATTTTAAAACAGGCGGAAGAAGGATATGAACTCACCAAAGCACTCACAGACAACACCCGCATTTATGCACCGGCAGATGGTATTATCTCTTCCTTAGTGATCCACGAAGGGGAGATTGTAAGCATCGGGTATCCGATGATGACCCTGCAAAAGCATTCATCTTATTTCATCCGTTTCAATATCCGGCAGGATAAAGCCGGTGCACTGCCGCTCGGTGCTAAAGCCCGCGTGAAAGTACCGGGCTGCCAGCCGGAAGAATTTGATGTATATGTTTCTGCCGTAGCACCATCGCTGGAATTTGCGAACTGGGTGCCTGTAAAAGAAAAAGGGAAATTTGAACTGCGCACTTTTACAGTAGAATGTAAACCTGTTGATGTAAACACTATAAAGGGTCTCCGGCCGGGTATGACCGCAGCCCTGCTAATCCCATGA
- a CDS encoding glycoside hydrolase family 130 protein, with protein MRLSIERQATKITPDLKRVVARFFFNGDARAKGIILKVLEMSEVEVDITITPILRDFSKRHRNITRIFERHAEKLRNLFLAMNIDYSGVEYKKKLLIGSFFTNEFSIESAAFFNPSIVEDVDQSGLEDGEKRVIMSFRAVGEGHVSSIVFRRGLIGKDNEVSFVPAGNYVDEPEIIRNAVYHKETFFQNAVSIKLPDSVMNEVKGMLPDTFEYVALKQAIREMQQRYQVDHLLKRNLERLLWLGDSYYDINFSLDTDISDRVIFPYSEAESRGIEDARFVKYTGDTSGVTYYATYTAFDGITIQPKLLQTRDFYSFKIMPLYGEGAQNKNLALFPRKINGKYAMLSRIDGINNYIMYSDKINVWENPQILQTPKYPWEFVQIGNCGSPIETSEGWLLLTHGVGPMRTYCLGMTLLDLEDPTIELGRLKEPLIIPNKDEREGYVPNVLYSCGSLIHNDELIIPYGLSDYASSFATVKLDKLLAKIKEG; from the coding sequence ATGCGATTATCTATTGAAAGACAGGCAACAAAGATCACCCCCGACCTTAAACGTGTGGTAGCACGTTTTTTCTTTAACGGAGATGCGAGAGCCAAAGGAATAATACTGAAGGTACTGGAAATGTCAGAAGTAGAAGTGGATATCACCATTACGCCTATACTAAGGGATTTCTCCAAACGTCACCGTAACATCACTCGTATCTTTGAACGCCATGCAGAGAAGCTGCGCAATCTGTTCCTGGCTATGAACATCGACTACAGTGGGGTAGAATACAAAAAGAAACTCCTGATCGGTTCTTTCTTCACCAACGAATTCTCTATTGAATCTGCTGCTTTCTTCAATCCTTCCATTGTGGAGGATGTTGACCAGAGTGGTCTGGAAGATGGGGAGAAGCGGGTGATCATGAGCTTCCGCGCAGTAGGGGAAGGGCACGTTTCTTCCATCGTTTTCCGCCGTGGCCTGATAGGCAAGGATAATGAAGTAAGTTTTGTACCGGCCGGGAACTATGTGGATGAACCCGAGATCATCCGCAATGCCGTTTACCATAAAGAAACTTTCTTTCAGAATGCTGTTTCCATTAAGTTGCCGGACTCCGTGATGAACGAGGTGAAGGGGATGCTGCCGGATACATTTGAGTATGTGGCACTGAAACAGGCCATAAGGGAAATGCAGCAGCGGTACCAGGTGGACCATTTGCTGAAAAGGAACCTGGAGCGCCTCTTATGGCTGGGAGATTCTTATTACGACATTAACTTTTCACTGGATACCGATATTTCAGACCGGGTGATCTTCCCTTATTCCGAAGCAGAAAGCAGGGGTATTGAAGATGCCAGGTTTGTGAAGTACACCGGCGATACAAGCGGTGTTACCTATTATGCTACTTATACTGCATTTGACGGTATCACTATTCAGCCCAAACTCCTGCAAACACGGGATTTCTACAGTTTCAAGATCATGCCGCTGTATGGAGAGGGCGCACAGAACAAGAACCTGGCGCTGTTCCCCCGGAAGATCAATGGCAAGTACGCCATGTTATCCCGTATAGACGGGATCAACAATTACATCATGTATTCGGATAAGATCAATGTATGGGAAAACCCGCAGATCCTGCAAACGCCCAAATATCCCTGGGAATTTGTGCAGATAGGGAATTGCGGATCCCCGATAGAAACATCTGAAGGCTGGCTGTTGCTCACCCATGGCGTGGGACCTATGCGTACCTATTGCCTGGGTATGACCCTGCTGGACCTGGAAGACCCAACCATTGAGCTGGGCCGGTTGAAGGAACCCCTGATCATTCCCAATAAGGATGAAAGAGAAGGGTATGTACCCAACGTACTGTATTCCTGCGGTTCACTGATCCATAACGATGAACTGATCATTCCTTATGGCCTGTCTGACTACGCCTCTTCCTTTGCAACCGTGAAGCTGGATAAACTATTAGCGAAGATCAAAGAAGGTTAA